A portion of the Streptomyces platensis genome contains these proteins:
- a CDS encoding zinc-dependent metalloprotease, with protein MSDTPFGFGLPPEEPEDGDNGKKKGGQGGSQGPADPFGFGGGSGGADNPFAALFGGMGGPGGEMNPGDLGAAFQKLGQMLSYEGGPVNWDMAKDIARQTVAQGAEDGSKDASLSPGERSAVEEAVRLADLWLDGVTSLPSGSGSVVAWSRAEWVEETLPVWKDLVNPLAERVGAAMGDVLPGEMQAMAGPLLGMMRSMGGAMFGTQIGQALGVLAGEVVGSTDIGLPLGPAGKAALLPGNIATFGAGLGVPEEEVRLYLALREAAHQRLFAHVPWLRSHLFGAVEGYARGIKVDTTKLEDVVGQIDPQHPEELQNALQQGMFQPEDTPEQKAALARLETALALVEGWVDAVVHAAAKPHLPSADKLRETLRRRRASGGPAEQTFSTLIGLQLRPRRLRDASRLWASLTDARGLEGRDGLWEHPDMLPTAADLDDPDGFVHHEQPDFSELDKMLGEAASGGKPDLGKPARESDGPDETPGESKGDGGK; from the coding sequence GTGAGTGACACCCCATTTGGATTCGGCCTTCCGCCGGAGGAGCCGGAGGACGGCGACAACGGCAAGAAGAAGGGCGGCCAGGGAGGTAGCCAGGGCCCCGCGGACCCCTTCGGGTTCGGCGGCGGGAGCGGCGGCGCGGACAATCCGTTCGCGGCGCTCTTCGGCGGCATGGGCGGCCCCGGTGGCGAGATGAACCCTGGAGACCTGGGAGCCGCCTTCCAGAAGCTCGGGCAGATGCTCTCCTACGAGGGCGGCCCGGTGAACTGGGACATGGCCAAGGACATCGCGCGGCAGACCGTCGCGCAGGGCGCCGAGGACGGCAGCAAGGACGCGAGCCTGTCGCCGGGTGAGCGCAGCGCGGTCGAGGAGGCGGTGCGGCTGGCGGATCTGTGGCTGGACGGTGTGACGTCGCTGCCGTCGGGTTCCGGCTCCGTGGTGGCCTGGAGCCGCGCCGAGTGGGTCGAGGAGACCCTCCCGGTGTGGAAGGACCTGGTCAACCCGCTCGCCGAGCGCGTCGGGGCGGCCATGGGCGATGTGCTGCCCGGGGAGATGCAGGCCATGGCGGGCCCGCTGCTCGGGATGATGCGTTCCATGGGCGGCGCGATGTTCGGCACCCAGATCGGCCAGGCGCTGGGCGTACTGGCGGGCGAGGTCGTCGGTTCGACGGACATCGGGCTGCCGCTCGGCCCGGCCGGCAAGGCCGCGCTGCTGCCGGGGAACATCGCCACGTTCGGCGCGGGCCTGGGCGTCCCGGAGGAGGAGGTGCGGCTGTACCTGGCCCTGCGCGAGGCCGCCCACCAGCGGCTCTTCGCACATGTGCCGTGGCTGCGCTCGCATCTGTTCGGTGCCGTCGAGGGCTATGCGCGCGGGATCAAGGTCGACACGACCAAGCTGGAGGACGTGGTCGGCCAGATCGATCCGCAGCATCCCGAGGAGCTCCAGAACGCCCTTCAGCAGGGCATGTTCCAGCCCGAGGACACCCCGGAGCAGAAGGCGGCGCTGGCCCGTCTGGAGACCGCGCTGGCGCTCGTCGAGGGCTGGGTGGACGCGGTGGTGCACGCCGCCGCCAAGCCGCATCTGCCGTCGGCGGACAAGCTCCGTGAGACGCTGCGGCGGCGCCGGGCGAGCGGTGGCCCCGCCGAGCAGACGTTCTCGACGCTGATCGGTCTCCAGCTGCGTCCGCGGCGGCTGCGGGACGCCTCGCGGCTGTGGGCGTCGCTGACCGACGCGCGGGGCCTGGAGGGCCGCGACGGCCTGTGGGAGCACCCGGACATGCTGCCGACGGCGGCCGATCTGGACGACCCGGACGGGTTCGTGCACCACGAGCAGCCGGACTTCTCCGAGCTCGACAAGATGCTCGGCGAGGCCGCGAGCGGCGGCAAGCCCGATCTGGGCAAGCCCGCCCGGGAGAGCGACGGCCCGGACGAGACCCCCGGCGAGAGCAAGGGCGACGGCGGCAAGTGA
- a CDS encoding SDR family oxidoreductase produces MSSPDPTVRAARNAAAQTEKAGNGADGTTDRPLRRPVVAVTGAASGVGALLTRALVASDEVKEVVAIDERRGDVAEAHWHVLDVRDPAIADKLRGADVVVHLALDLDLETDDAARTAYNVRGTQTVLTAAAAAGVHRVVLCTSAMVYGALPDNDVPLAEDAELRATADATGVGDLLEIEHLAHRAPRAHPGLNVTVLRPAVLVGGTDTALTRYFESPRLLVVAGSRPAWQFCHVEDLVSALEYAALEKVDGELAVGCDGWLEQEEVEELSGIRRMELPSSVALGAAARLHRIGLTPSPAGDLAYTMHPWVVSGSRLHDAGWRPHWTNEEVLAELLEEVAGRHTVAGRRLGRKDATAAGAAGATVALLGTAALVRRARKARRRI; encoded by the coding sequence GTGAGTTCCCCAGATCCGACCGTTCGCGCAGCGCGAAACGCTGCGGCCCAGACCGAGAAGGCAGGCAATGGCGCAGACGGCACCACGGACCGGCCGCTACGACGGCCCGTCGTCGCCGTCACCGGAGCCGCGTCCGGGGTCGGGGCGCTGCTTACCCGCGCCCTGGTCGCATCCGACGAGGTCAAGGAGGTGGTGGCCATCGACGAGCGGCGCGGCGACGTCGCCGAGGCGCACTGGCACGTCCTCGACGTCCGGGACCCCGCCATCGCCGACAAGCTGCGTGGTGCGGACGTCGTCGTCCACCTGGCGCTCGACCTCGACCTGGAGACCGACGACGCGGCGCGCACCGCCTACAACGTGCGCGGCACCCAGACCGTGCTCACCGCCGCCGCGGCCGCCGGCGTCCACCGGGTGGTGCTGTGCACCTCCGCGATGGTCTACGGGGCGCTGCCCGACAACGATGTGCCCCTGGCCGAGGACGCCGAGCTGCGCGCCACCGCGGACGCCACCGGCGTCGGCGACCTGCTGGAGATCGAGCACCTGGCGCACCGCGCGCCCCGCGCCCACCCCGGCCTGAACGTGACCGTGCTGCGCCCCGCCGTCCTGGTGGGCGGCACCGACACCGCGCTCACCCGCTACTTCGAATCGCCCCGCCTCCTGGTGGTCGCCGGATCCCGCCCCGCCTGGCAGTTCTGCCATGTCGAGGACCTGGTCAGCGCCCTGGAGTACGCCGCGCTGGAGAAGGTCGACGGCGAGCTGGCGGTGGGCTGCGACGGCTGGCTGGAGCAGGAGGAGGTCGAGGAGCTGTCCGGCATCCGCCGCATGGAGCTGCCGTCCTCGGTGGCCCTGGGCGCCGCGGCCCGGCTGCACCGGATCGGCCTGACGCCGTCGCCCGCCGGGGACCTCGCGTACACGATGCACCCGTGGGTGGTCAGCGGCAGCCGGCTGCACGATGCGGGCTGGCGGCCCCACTGGACGAACGAGGAGGTGCTGGCCGAGCTCCTGGAAGAGGTCGCCGGACGGCACACCGTCGCCGGCCGCCGGCTCGGCCGCAAGGACGCCACGGCCGCGGGTGCCGCCGGCGCCACCGTCGCCCTCCTGGGCACCGCCGCGCTGGTGCGGCGTGCCCGTAAGGCCCGCCGCCGCATCTGA
- a CDS encoding molybdenum cofactor biosynthesis protein MoaE gives MSGMPSPSSPGRDHPGERAAADPIRLLEIRDTPLSVDEVFAAVGDAAAGGTALFVGTVRSHDNGADVDGLGYSAHPTAEAEMRRIAEKVTADFPVRALAAVHRVGDLRIGDLAVVVAVSCPHRGEAFEACRKLIDDLKHEVPIWKHQMFSDGTEEWVGA, from the coding sequence ATGTCTGGCATGCCCTCCCCTTCGTCCCCCGGCCGCGACCACCCCGGTGAGCGGGCCGCGGCGGACCCGATCCGGCTCCTGGAGATCCGCGACACCCCGCTCTCCGTGGACGAGGTGTTCGCGGCCGTGGGCGACGCGGCCGCCGGCGGCACGGCCCTGTTCGTCGGCACGGTCCGCTCGCACGACAACGGCGCCGACGTCGACGGCCTGGGCTACTCCGCGCACCCGACGGCCGAGGCGGAGATGCGCCGGATCGCCGAAAAGGTGACCGCGGACTTTCCTGTCCGTGCGCTGGCCGCCGTCCACCGGGTGGGCGATCTGCGCATCGGTGATCTGGCCGTGGTCGTCGCGGTGTCCTGCCCGCACCGGGGCGAGGCGTTCGAGGCCTGCCGCAAACTGATCGACGACCTCAAGCACGAGGTGCCGATCTGGAAGCACCAAATGTTTTCCGATGGAACCGAAGAATGGGTCGGCGCATAG